A stretch of Monomorium pharaonis isolate MP-MQ-018 chromosome 7, ASM1337386v2, whole genome shotgun sequence DNA encodes these proteins:
- the LOC118646592 gene encoding zinc finger protein 429-like, producing MIIMNNWFFVTDIRLKPCFVKLLLPSNRFYDQASNFRKKFRCSNNCGSSFTHRGSLTRHLRYECQRSPRFKCPNCNLLSKRCSDIYKHIRVKHRDNEVCLMQSYDCVAITEKYPCPKCNRIFEKKGSLSSHLLYACGIEPRFQCPYCDFRSKWSFDVYKHVRRKHQDTAVRCIDISRN from the exons ATGATAATCATGAATAATTGGTTTTTTGTTACAGATATTAGGTTAAAACCTTGCTTCGTTAAACTTTTGCTGCCAAGCAATCGATTCTATGATCAAGCATCAAATTTCCGCAAAAAATTCCGCTGTTCCAACAACTGCGGGAGTTCCTTCACACATCGCGGTTCCCTGACGAGACATTTGCGTTATGAGTGTCAACGGAGTCCACGGTTCAAGTGTCCAAACTGCAATTTGCTCTCAAAACGGTGCTCCGATATCTACAAGCATATACGCGTGAAGCACCGAG ATAATGAGGTGTGTCTAATGCAGTCCTACGACTGTGTCGCCATTACGGAAAAGTACCCGTGTCCGAAGTGCAATCGTATCTTCGAAAAGAAGGGCAGCCTGAGTAGTCATCTATTGTACGCCTGCGGAATAGAACCGCGATTCCAGTGCCCATATTGCGATTTCCGCTCAAAATGGTCCTTTGATGTCTACAAGCACGTGCGTAGGAAACATCAAGACACCGCCGTACGTTGTATTGACATCAGCAGAAATTGA